A region from the Kribbella shirazensis genome encodes:
- a CDS encoding alpha/beta hydrolase, protein MRRGILLINPGGPGNAGLLLPPQLAAAMPAEARDRYDLVGFDPRSVGRSAPITCGLTTEEQNYLLLPPQSFAADVDRQAGIAAKCARVNGPLLRFMTTRNTARDMDVIRGALGEPKLSYLGYSYGTYLGSVYTQMFGTHADRIVLDSVVNPDVVWRDLTRAMSPAVEVGLNRWAAWTAGRNEQYVVGTSGPAVRARFDRLIADGNRVSLPVDDMRLTGEHLRMIAFAVMYDDRLYPVLSDLIRVMVNGGRLQPAVRDYVAGALTPPPHDNAVAAQLAIICDDVKWTGDLDLYRRDKIRDGHRYPLYGATAATVKPCTFWPYRPIEPVTTIGPGNAAPGILLVQSELDTATPAAGAHRLHELLLNSRLVTLRNAQKHIVYLTYGNTCVDTTVTRYLVTGQLPAADVACTNTSTQSDLRQEAGDAGRSVN, encoded by the coding sequence TTGCGTCGCGGAATTCTCCTGATCAACCCGGGCGGACCCGGGAACGCCGGCCTGCTACTGCCGCCGCAGCTCGCAGCGGCCATGCCCGCCGAGGCACGCGACAGGTACGACCTCGTCGGCTTCGACCCGCGGTCGGTCGGCCGGTCCGCCCCCATCACCTGCGGGCTGACCACGGAGGAGCAGAACTATCTGCTGCTGCCACCGCAAAGCTTCGCCGCTGACGTTGACAGGCAGGCCGGTATCGCAGCCAAGTGCGCGCGGGTGAACGGGCCGCTCCTACGGTTCATGACGACCCGCAACACAGCCCGGGACATGGACGTGATCCGTGGCGCGCTCGGTGAGCCCAAGCTGTCCTACCTGGGCTATTCCTACGGGACGTACCTCGGCAGCGTCTACACGCAGATGTTCGGCACCCACGCCGACAGAATCGTGCTGGACAGTGTTGTCAACCCGGACGTGGTGTGGCGCGATTTGACGCGTGCGATGTCACCTGCCGTGGAGGTCGGCCTGAACCGCTGGGCGGCCTGGACAGCCGGGCGCAACGAGCAGTACGTCGTCGGGACGAGCGGACCGGCAGTGCGCGCACGGTTCGACCGGCTGATTGCCGACGGCAACCGCGTTTCGCTGCCCGTGGACGACATGAGATTGACCGGCGAACACCTGCGGATGATCGCCTTCGCCGTGATGTACGACGACCGCTTGTACCCGGTGCTGTCTGATCTGATCCGCGTCATGGTCAACGGCGGCCGGCTGCAGCCTGCGGTTCGAGACTACGTCGCCGGAGCATTGACTCCGCCGCCTCACGACAACGCAGTCGCTGCCCAACTGGCGATCATCTGCGACGACGTGAAGTGGACGGGGGATCTCGATCTGTACCGCCGCGACAAGATTCGGGACGGCCACCGTTATCCCCTCTACGGAGCGACGGCTGCAACGGTCAAACCGTGCACCTTCTGGCCTTACCGGCCGATCGAACCGGTCACCACGATCGGACCCGGCAACGCAGCGCCGGGCATCCTCCTGGTCCAGTCGGAACTTGACACCGCCACACCAGCCGCGGGCGCCCACCGCCTGCACGAGTTGCTCCTGAACTCGCGCCTAGTCACGCTGCGCAACGCTCAGAAGCACATCGTGTATCTCACATACGGCAACACATGCGTCGACACGACCGTCACCCGGTACCTGGTGACGGGACAACTGCCGGCGGCCGATGTCGCCTGCACCAACACGAGCACACAGTCCGACCTGCGGCAGGAAGCCGGGGACGCGGGCCGATCAGTGAACTGA
- the istB gene encoding IS21-like element helper ATPase IstB, with the protein MATRASSPGKPGTVVKTERDLSGELAFLTRALKAPTLREAVPRLAERARAESWTHEEFLAACLQREVSARESHGGEGRIRAARFPARKSLEEFDFDHARGLKRDVIAHLGTLDFIAGKENVVFLGPPGTGKTHLATGIAIRACQAGHRVLFATAAEWVDRLAETHTAGRLQDELRRLGRYPLLVIDEVGYIPFEHEAANLFFQLVSSRYERASLIVTSNKEFGRWGEVFGDDTVAAAMIDRLVHHADVIALKGDSYRLKNHNLGRIPTPTDDQP; encoded by the coding sequence ATGGCAACCCGCGCGAGCTCGCCCGGCAAGCCCGGCACGGTCGTCAAGACCGAACGAGACCTGAGTGGTGAACTGGCGTTCCTGACCAGGGCGTTGAAGGCACCAACCCTGCGCGAAGCCGTCCCACGACTGGCCGAACGAGCCAGGGCCGAGTCATGGACGCATGAGGAGTTCCTGGCCGCATGTCTGCAACGCGAAGTCTCAGCCCGTGAGTCCCACGGCGGCGAGGGCCGGATCCGGGCCGCTAGATTCCCCGCCCGCAAGAGCCTCGAGGAGTTCGACTTCGACCACGCCCGCGGACTCAAACGCGACGTCATCGCCCACCTCGGCACACTCGACTTCATCGCCGGCAAGGAGAACGTGGTGTTCCTCGGACCACCCGGCACCGGCAAGACTCACCTCGCCACCGGCATCGCCATCCGCGCCTGCCAAGCCGGCCACCGCGTCCTGTTCGCCACCGCCGCCGAATGGGTCGACCGGCTCGCCGAAACCCACACCGCGGGCCGGCTCCAAGACGAACTCCGCCGCCTAGGCCGCTACCCACTACTCGTCATCGACGAAGTCGGCTACATCCCCTTCGAACACGAAGCCGCGAACCTCTTCTTCCAACTCGTCTCGTCACGCTACGAACGAGCATCCCTGATCGTGACCAGCAACAAAGAGTTCGGCCGCTGGGGCGAAGTCTTCGGAGACGACACCGTCGCCGCCGCCATGATCGACCGGCTCGTCCACCACGCCGACGTCATCGCCCTCAAAGGCGACTCCTACCGCCTCAAGAACCACAACCTCGGCCGGATCCCCACACCGACCGACGACCAACCATGA
- the istA gene encoding IS21 family transposase, with amino-acid sequence MMTVEDWAEIRRLYRSEGKAIKAIARELGISRNAVRRALARDTAPKYVRVSRGSRVDGVEPQIRQLLKETPTMPATVIAERIGWQHGLTVLKDRVRVLRPYYLPSDPASRTEYDAGHRVQCDLWFPPARVPLGAGQAGSPPVLVMTSGYSRMRWALMIASRQAPDLIAGHWQLLQNIGAVPRELVWDNESAVGCWRRGKPTLTDEFETFRGSLGIGVHLCRPRDPEAKGLVERNNGYFETSFLPGRTFIGHRDFNAQLTDWLVLANARHSRRIGCAPTARWATDRAAMLAMPPTAPSIGWSARVRLPRDYYVRIASNDYSVDPVVVGRFVDVNADLTTVTITCSGTVVGRHQRCWARHQTITDPAHRETAKRLAHYATAGRDHATSRATGAEVVVERRDLSVYDTVFGLTHPAGQAGHAGQAGDRAGGEVA; translated from the coding sequence GTGATGACAGTGGAGGACTGGGCTGAGATCCGTCGGTTGTACAGGTCGGAGGGCAAGGCGATCAAGGCGATCGCGCGTGAGCTGGGGATCTCGCGGAATGCTGTTCGTCGTGCGCTGGCGCGAGACACGGCGCCGAAGTATGTCCGGGTCTCGAGGGGTTCGAGGGTTGATGGGGTCGAACCTCAGATCAGGCAGTTGTTGAAGGAGACCCCGACGATGCCGGCCACGGTGATCGCGGAGCGGATCGGCTGGCAGCATGGGTTGACGGTGCTCAAGGACCGGGTCCGGGTGCTGCGGCCGTACTATCTGCCGTCGGATCCGGCGTCCCGGACGGAATATGACGCGGGGCATCGGGTGCAGTGCGATCTGTGGTTCCCGCCGGCCCGGGTGCCGCTGGGAGCTGGCCAGGCAGGATCACCGCCGGTGCTGGTGATGACGTCTGGCTACTCGCGGATGCGGTGGGCGTTGATGATCGCGTCGCGGCAGGCACCGGACCTGATCGCGGGGCACTGGCAGCTGCTGCAGAATATCGGCGCGGTGCCGCGCGAGCTGGTCTGGGACAACGAGTCCGCGGTGGGGTGTTGGCGGCGCGGCAAGCCGACACTGACGGACGAGTTCGAAACGTTCCGCGGCAGCCTGGGCATCGGGGTGCATCTGTGTCGGCCCCGCGACCCGGAGGCCAAGGGGCTGGTTGAGCGGAACAACGGCTACTTCGAGACCTCGTTCCTGCCCGGGCGGACGTTCATCGGGCACCGCGACTTCAACGCCCAGCTGACCGACTGGCTGGTGCTGGCCAACGCCCGGCACTCACGGCGGATCGGCTGCGCGCCGACGGCACGGTGGGCCACTGACCGGGCGGCGATGCTGGCGATGCCGCCGACGGCTCCGTCGATCGGATGGTCGGCCCGGGTCCGGCTGCCGCGGGACTACTACGTGCGGATCGCGTCCAACGACTATTCCGTCGATCCCGTCGTGGTCGGCCGGTTCGTCGACGTCAACGCGGACCTCACCACGGTCACCATCACCTGCAGCGGCACGGTCGTGGGCAGGCACCAGCGGTGCTGGGCCAGGCACCAGACCATCACCGACCCTGCCCATCGAGAGACCGCGAAGCGTCTTGCCCACTACGCCACAGCGGGCAGAGACCACGCCACCAGCCGAGCGACCGGGGCTGAGGTCGTGGTGGAACGCCGAGACTTGTCGGTCTACGACACCGTGTTCGGCCTGACCCACCCGGCCGGGCAGGCCGGGCACGCCGGGCAGGCCGGGGATCGCGCCGGCGGAGAGGTGGCGTGA
- a CDS encoding type II CAAX prenyl endopeptidase Rce1 family protein — protein sequence MQWREVVTFVALSYAIAWAFWTPIWPDALQSLTRWRTPTSYGGGAYTALGMFAPAAAALVMRLFISKEGLRGSLGVVRRWHYYLIAVFGPVALVMSTIGISVATGIGEFDPGTNRPFWYVFLLLLVIGTPISSALALGEEYGWRGYLLPKLLPLGEVTASVIVALIWAPWHLLLLLVGLNYPGKDPLGVLVLMTTLGIGLSLLLTRLYVAAGCSVLVVAFLHGSLNSFSDRLSDAKHLSGDPFVVTVGGLVGIGLIAIVVLITYWRRSPVVSATEQPATSSAQGDRGHDELPAGP from the coding sequence GTGCAATGGCGGGAAGTCGTCACCTTCGTGGCACTGAGCTACGCGATCGCCTGGGCCTTCTGGACACCGATATGGCCAGACGCGCTGCAGTCGCTGACGCGCTGGCGTACGCCGACGAGCTATGGCGGAGGCGCCTACACCGCACTAGGTATGTTCGCTCCCGCGGCCGCCGCCCTCGTCATGCGCCTGTTCATCAGCAAGGAAGGGTTGAGGGGTTCTCTGGGCGTCGTCCGGCGATGGCACTACTACCTCATCGCTGTCTTCGGCCCGGTCGCACTGGTGATGTCCACGATCGGCATCTCTGTTGCTACCGGCATCGGCGAGTTCGACCCAGGCACCAATAGGCCGTTCTGGTACGTATTCCTTCTCCTGCTGGTCATCGGTACACCGATCAGCTCCGCGCTCGCGCTCGGCGAGGAGTACGGTTGGCGTGGCTACCTGCTCCCCAAGTTGCTCCCCCTCGGCGAAGTCACGGCATCCGTTATCGTCGCGCTTATCTGGGCGCCGTGGCACCTGCTTCTGCTGCTAGTAGGGCTCAACTACCCCGGCAAGGACCCGCTCGGGGTGCTCGTTCTCATGACCACCCTCGGCATCGGCCTGTCCCTTCTTTTGACGCGGCTGTACGTCGCCGCGGGCTGCAGCGTACTCGTCGTCGCGTTCCTGCACGGCAGCCTGAACTCCTTCTCTGACCGGCTTTCGGACGCCAAGCATCTTTCCGGCGACCCATTCGTCGTCACGGTGGGCGGCCTGGTCGGCATCGGCCTGATCGCCATCGTCGTTCTCATCACCTACTGGCGACGCAGCCCAGTCGTGTCCGCAACCGAGCAGCCGGCGACCAGCAGCGCACAGGGCGACAGGGGTCACGACGAGTTGCCCGCAGGACCGTGA
- a CDS encoding N-terminal phage integrase SAM-like domain-containing protein has translation MDPEAGKVRFEEVAERWLASRVVDPATALKYESSLRLHVVPVFGRRQLRTIKPSEIAAWVAGLDARFGASTARTAYLVMHGTLEVAVDDEAIKRNPAKARVVKVPAEKGGKTTAWSDEVVLRIVEGHPAQYWPIASIGAARGLRQASCSGWPRRTSISRRWLSEFGGR, from the coding sequence ATCGATCCGGAGGCCGGAAAGGTTCGGTTTGAGGAGGTTGCCGAGAGGTGGCTGGCGTCCCGGGTGGTGGATCCGGCAACGGCACTCAAGTACGAGTCGTCTTTGCGGCTCCACGTAGTACCTGTGTTTGGGCGGCGGCAGTTGCGGACGATCAAGCCTTCTGAGATTGCGGCTTGGGTGGCTGGACTCGATGCGCGGTTCGGGGCTTCTACGGCGCGTACGGCGTATCTCGTGATGCACGGGACGCTGGAGGTTGCCGTCGACGATGAGGCGATCAAGCGGAATCCGGCAAAGGCGCGAGTGGTCAAGGTGCCGGCGGAGAAGGGTGGAAAGACTACCGCCTGGAGCGACGAGGTTGTGCTGCGGATCGTGGAAGGGCATCCGGCGCAGTACTGGCCGATCGCCTCCATCGGCGCTGCGCGCGGGCTGCGGCAGGCGAGCTGTTCGGGATGGCCGAGGAGGACGTCGATTTCGAGGAGGTGGTTATCCGAGTTCGGCGGCAGGTGA
- a CDS encoding alpha/beta hydrolase has protein sequence MSEDVLARPHVWMPGSSALPLLFLHGTGGDEHDLLVLRQYLAPDAPVLSPRGTVSEQGMARFFRRLREGVFDEDDLRLRADELAGFLAAAEQKYGVAPGSWLAVGFSNGANMASALLLRHPESLAGAVLLAAMVPFVDDEPLDHALAGKRVLIVNGDSDPMATPAQTHRLTDQLRRRGADVELLTFHGGHTIDPAQLTHIKHFIDAAQRS, from the coding sequence ATGAGCGAGGACGTCCTCGCGCGGCCGCACGTCTGGATGCCGGGTTCGTCCGCGCTGCCGCTCCTGTTCCTGCACGGGACCGGTGGCGATGAGCACGACCTTCTCGTGCTGCGGCAGTACCTGGCACCCGACGCGCCCGTGCTGTCACCGCGGGGGACCGTGTCGGAGCAGGGGATGGCCCGGTTCTTCCGGAGGCTCCGCGAGGGTGTGTTCGACGAGGACGACCTGCGGTTGCGCGCCGACGAGCTCGCCGGCTTTCTGGCTGCCGCCGAGCAGAAGTACGGCGTGGCTCCCGGCTCGTGGCTCGCTGTCGGCTTCTCGAACGGCGCCAACATGGCATCCGCCTTGCTCCTCCGCCACCCGGAGTCGCTCGCAGGCGCCGTTCTGCTGGCCGCCATGGTGCCGTTCGTCGACGACGAGCCGCTTGATCACGCGCTGGCCGGGAAGCGGGTGCTCATCGTCAACGGCGACAGCGACCCGATGGCCACCCCCGCCCAGACCCACAGGCTGACCGACCAACTACGTCGCCGAGGTGCCGACGTCGAACTCCTGACCTTCCACGGCGGCCACACCATCGACCCGGCCCAACTCACCCACATCAAGCACTTCATCGACGCCGCCCAGCGGAGCTGA
- a CDS encoding ring-cleaving dioxygenase — MGNTIAPHGLHHVTAIAEDPQRNVDFYTSVLGLRLVKRTVNFDAPDTYHLYYGDSSGRPSTLLTFFPWPGVPKGRQGTGLTTATAFSVPPESLGWWQRRLQTLGVDADAPVARSDEEVLRLRDPDGLVIELVASDGDTRSGWDGVAAIPFDSAIRGLFSVTMTEQSLDPTAEMLAGMLGMRHGEDTSDGSRFVMSGGAEGTAVDVRPSSARRGLQAAGTVHHIAFRAPDGETQAKWRLELMEAGVQVTEIIDRQYFTSIYFREPGGVLLEIATDQPGFTVDEPLLELGQHLKLPPWLEPSREQIQASLPALRVPPPPEPGS; from the coding sequence ATGGGCAACACGATTGCACCACACGGGCTGCATCACGTCACGGCGATTGCCGAGGATCCGCAGCGCAACGTCGACTTCTACACGTCGGTTCTCGGGCTGCGGCTGGTGAAGCGGACGGTCAACTTCGACGCGCCGGACACGTACCACCTGTACTACGGGGACTCGTCGGGCCGCCCGTCGACGCTGTTGACGTTCTTCCCTTGGCCGGGGGTGCCGAAAGGCAGGCAAGGCACCGGTCTGACGACGGCGACGGCGTTCAGTGTGCCGCCGGAGTCGCTGGGCTGGTGGCAGCGGCGGCTGCAGACACTTGGCGTCGACGCGGACGCGCCGGTCGCCCGGTCCGACGAGGAGGTCCTGCGGCTGCGCGATCCCGACGGCCTGGTCATCGAGCTCGTCGCGTCCGACGGTGACACCCGGTCTGGCTGGGACGGTGTCGCGGCCATCCCGTTCGACAGCGCGATCCGAGGGCTGTTCTCGGTCACCATGACCGAGCAGTCGCTCGACCCCACGGCCGAGATGCTCGCTGGGATGCTGGGCATGCGGCACGGCGAGGACACGTCCGACGGCTCGCGGTTCGTGATGTCCGGGGGAGCGGAGGGTACGGCGGTCGATGTACGGCCCAGCAGCGCTCGGCGCGGACTGCAGGCGGCGGGAACGGTCCATCACATCGCCTTTCGGGCACCGGACGGCGAGACCCAGGCGAAGTGGCGCCTCGAATTGATGGAGGCCGGTGTCCAGGTCACCGAGATCATCGATCGGCAGTACTTCACCTCGATCTACTTCCGTGAGCCGGGCGGGGTCCTGCTGGAGATCGCGACCGACCAGCCGGGCTTCACGGTGGACGAGCCGCTGCTGGAACTCGGTCAGCACCTGAAGCTGCCACCGTGGCTCGAGCCGAGCCGCGAGCAGATCCAGGCCTCGCTGCCGGCACTGCGCGTACCGCCACCCCCAGAGCCGGGCTCATGA
- a CDS encoding glycoside hydrolase family 15 protein produces MARHIEDYALIGDLRTAGLVGVDGAIDWLLLPRFDSPAVFAALLGHADHGRWSLAPVEPSHSGKRQYRPETLILETDWTTADGAVRVTDFMVPGSSTPVVVRIVDGLVGSVTMRTQFVPRMTYGRDVPLWRRSVDGRLIAASGEDELWLDGDVALRAADGSSTADFVIGAGERITFTLTYAATDVASRVVPDVALADTEAFWTEWVGRSTYAGPWVEEVNQSLIVLKALTYAPTGSIVAAATTSLPEQIGGSRNWDYRYAWLRDATFTLYAFIGAGFLEEAEAWRDWLVRSVIDSPSDPQIMYAIDGAEHVPEQTLDWLPGYEGSSPVRVGNAAAIQHQNDVWGEVLDILLAVREAGIPATAEQEKIEHALLDQIERHWQEPDHGLWEVRGPCRHFVHSKVLAWVGVDRAIRIRSLAHQGTDESRELERLEAMRRTIALEICDRGYHSGRQAYTQSYGSPKLDAAVLLMPRYGFTSWDDPHMVATVNTIQRCLTDQGLVQRYLVSDDGNNVDGVPGGEGTFLAASFWLVDALHGIGRTDEAVEMFERLLSLRNDVGLLSEEYDPTTGRHLGNTPQAFSHASVVTTALTLSAAADSGRGSSAAPAEPFTDVA; encoded by the coding sequence ATGGCGCGGCACATCGAGGACTACGCCCTCATCGGCGATCTGCGCACGGCCGGGCTCGTCGGCGTGGACGGCGCGATCGACTGGTTGCTCCTGCCGCGTTTCGACTCGCCGGCCGTGTTCGCAGCGCTTCTGGGGCATGCAGACCACGGGCGGTGGTCGCTCGCCCCGGTCGAGCCGAGTCACAGCGGCAAGCGGCAGTACCGGCCCGAGACCCTCATCCTCGAAACGGACTGGACGACAGCCGACGGTGCCGTCAGGGTCACCGACTTCATGGTCCCGGGCTCGTCGACACCAGTAGTGGTGCGAATCGTGGACGGCCTGGTCGGCAGTGTGACGATGCGAACCCAGTTCGTGCCACGCATGACCTATGGCCGGGACGTGCCGCTCTGGCGCCGCAGCGTCGACGGGCGGCTGATCGCGGCCTCCGGTGAGGATGAACTGTGGCTCGATGGTGATGTCGCGCTGAGGGCCGCCGACGGGTCCTCGACGGCTGACTTCGTCATCGGTGCGGGGGAGCGGATCACGTTCACACTGACCTACGCGGCCACCGATGTGGCCAGCAGAGTCGTTCCGGACGTGGCCCTGGCTGACACCGAGGCGTTCTGGACCGAGTGGGTAGGCCGATCAACCTACGCCGGTCCATGGGTCGAGGAAGTGAACCAGTCGCTCATCGTCCTCAAGGCACTCACCTACGCCCCGACCGGCAGCATCGTGGCCGCCGCCACAACCTCACTGCCCGAGCAGATCGGCGGGTCCCGCAACTGGGACTACCGCTACGCCTGGTTGCGTGACGCCACGTTCACCCTCTACGCATTCATCGGTGCGGGCTTCCTCGAAGAGGCCGAAGCCTGGCGGGACTGGCTGGTGCGCAGCGTCATCGACAGTCCGTCGGATCCACAGATCATGTATGCCATCGACGGTGCCGAGCACGTTCCCGAGCAAACGCTCGACTGGCTGCCCGGATATGAAGGCTCAAGCCCGGTCCGGGTCGGGAACGCCGCCGCAATCCAGCATCAGAACGACGTCTGGGGCGAGGTTCTGGACATCCTCTTGGCGGTGCGCGAAGCCGGCATCCCTGCGACCGCTGAGCAGGAAAAGATCGAGCACGCCCTGCTCGACCAGATCGAACGGCACTGGCAGGAACCCGACCACGGGCTCTGGGAGGTTCGAGGGCCCTGCCGGCACTTCGTGCACTCGAAGGTCCTGGCGTGGGTTGGTGTTGACCGTGCGATCCGGATCCGCTCGCTCGCGCACCAGGGCACCGATGAGTCGCGTGAGCTCGAACGGCTGGAAGCGATGCGCCGTACCATCGCGCTCGAGATCTGCGACCGCGGCTACCACTCAGGACGCCAGGCCTACACCCAGTCGTACGGGTCGCCGAAACTCGACGCGGCCGTCCTGCTGATGCCGCGCTACGGCTTCACCTCCTGGGACGATCCGCACATGGTCGCGACCGTGAACACAATCCAGCGCTGTCTCACCGATCAGGGACTCGTCCAGCGGTACCTCGTCAGCGACGACGGTAACAATGTCGACGGCGTACCAGGCGGCGAAGGCACCTTCTTGGCCGCATCCTTCTGGCTCGTCGACGCTTTGCACGGCATCGGCCGCACGGACGAGGCAGTCGAGATGTTCGAGCGTCTGCTGTCGCTGCGGAACGACGTCGGTCTGCTGAGTGAGGAGTACGACCCGACGACCGGACGCCATCTCGGAAACACTCCACAGGCATTCAGTCACGCGAGCGTGGTCACCACCGCGCTGACTCTAAGCGCGGCCGCGGACTCGGGCCGAGGCTCGTCAGCTGCCCCGGCCGAACCGTTCACCGATGTCGCCTAG
- the ftsH gene encoding ATP-dependent zinc metalloprotease FtsH — translation MSDQSRRESDQVSAPDRDERPDGARQRSDQPWRTEGLPMGKEGRPRLPRWLRVTAWIVGGYLVLFLLTTTQDQMAASAETIAYTEFTTQVEKGNVAEVFARGDTIEGRLKQAASVPGKTDTEYTKFTTERPTFANDNLYGALEKSGTTVRATPVVQERGALWNLLISFAPILLLVGFYLWLFRRQQRAATGGLGGLLGNGQKKPVDPESVRTTFADVAGIDEVETEITEIVDYLKDPGKYRRVGARAPKGVLLAGAPGTGKTLLARATAGEAGVPFFSASASEFIEAIVGVGASRVRELFREARKVAPAIVFIDEIDTIGRARGGGRAIGGHDEGEQTLNQILTEMDGFSGTEGVIVLAATNRPDVLDPALLRPGRFDRTITVHAPDQAGREAILKVHAREKPLTADVDLAALAKSTPGMTGADLANLLNEAALAAARTGRSEIRRHDLTDALEKIQLGTARNVVMPEEERRRTAYHEGGHALLGMIQAGADPVRKVSIIPRGRALGVTLSTPEMDRYGYDADYLRGRIIGALGGMAAEQEVLGVVTTGAESDLETATRIARSMVGRWGMSQAVGPVSVLPSDGDPRAVASDALLNTVDEEVRRLIEECYQEARRLLRENRERLDGIAAELLKHETLDEADAYAAAGIPHDLLA, via the coding sequence ATGAGTGATCAGAGTCGGCGGGAGAGCGACCAGGTGTCGGCGCCGGATCGTGATGAGCGCCCGGACGGCGCACGGCAGCGTTCTGATCAGCCGTGGCGGACCGAAGGTCTTCCGATGGGGAAGGAGGGCCGGCCGCGGCTTCCCCGGTGGCTGAGGGTGACGGCCTGGATCGTGGGTGGCTACTTGGTGTTGTTCTTGCTGACCACGACGCAGGACCAGATGGCGGCCAGCGCGGAGACCATCGCCTACACCGAATTCACTACGCAGGTAGAGAAGGGAAACGTAGCCGAGGTTTTCGCGCGTGGTGACACGATCGAGGGTCGGTTGAAGCAGGCGGCGTCGGTCCCGGGCAAGACTGATACGGAGTACACGAAGTTCACGACCGAGCGGCCGACGTTCGCGAACGACAACCTGTACGGCGCGTTGGAAAAGAGCGGCACGACCGTCCGGGCGACACCTGTGGTCCAGGAGCGCGGGGCGCTGTGGAATCTCCTGATCTCGTTCGCTCCGATCCTGCTGCTGGTCGGGTTCTACCTGTGGCTGTTCCGGCGCCAGCAACGTGCCGCGACAGGTGGGCTCGGCGGGCTGTTGGGCAACGGACAGAAGAAGCCCGTGGATCCGGAGAGCGTCCGGACGACCTTCGCCGACGTAGCGGGAATCGACGAGGTCGAGACTGAGATCACCGAGATCGTCGACTATCTGAAGGATCCGGGCAAGTACCGAAGGGTCGGCGCCCGGGCACCCAAGGGCGTGCTGCTCGCGGGCGCGCCGGGGACGGGGAAGACCTTGTTGGCCCGGGCGACGGCCGGTGAGGCCGGGGTCCCGTTCTTCTCGGCGAGCGCGTCGGAGTTCATCGAGGCGATCGTCGGTGTCGGCGCGAGCCGAGTGCGCGAACTGTTCCGGGAGGCCCGGAAGGTGGCGCCGGCGATCGTCTTCATCGACGAGATCGACACGATCGGGCGGGCGCGCGGCGGCGGCCGGGCGATCGGAGGGCATGACGAGGGCGAGCAGACGCTCAACCAGATCCTGACCGAGATGGACGGCTTCTCCGGGACGGAGGGCGTGATCGTGCTGGCCGCCACGAACCGCCCCGACGTCCTGGATCCGGCGCTGTTGCGTCCCGGCCGGTTCGACCGCACGATCACCGTGCACGCACCGGATCAGGCTGGCCGCGAGGCGATCCTGAAGGTTCATGCGCGGGAAAAGCCGCTGACGGCGGACGTCGACCTCGCCGCGTTGGCCAAGTCCACCCCGGGCATGACCGGCGCGGATTTGGCGAACCTGCTGAACGAGGCCGCGCTGGCGGCCGCCCGCACCGGCCGTTCGGAGATCCGCCGACACGACCTGACCGATGCGCTGGAGAAGATCCAGCTCGGCACGGCCCGCAATGTGGTGATGCCGGAGGAGGAGCGACGTCGTACGGCGTACCACGAGGGAGGCCACGCGCTGCTCGGGATGATCCAGGCCGGCGCTGACCCGGTCCGAAAGGTGTCCATCATTCCTCGGGGCCGTGCGCTCGGTGTCACGTTGTCGACGCCCGAGATGGACCGCTACGGGTACGACGCCGACTACCTGCGCGGCCGGATCATCGGCGCCCTTGGTGGGATGGCGGCTGAGCAGGAGGTGCTGGGAGTGGTCACCACCGGCGCGGAGAGCGATCTCGAAACCGCGACCCGCATCGCACGATCGATGGTCGGCCGCTGGGGAATGTCCCAGGCCGTGGGTCCTGTGTCCGTCCTGCCGTCCGACGGCGATCCGCGGGCCGTCGCTTCCGACGCGTTGCTGAACACCGTCGACGAGGAGGTACGACGTCTCATCGAGGAGTGCTACCAGGAGGCGAGGCGGTTGTTGCGGGAGAACCGCGAGCGGTTGGACGGGATTGCAGCTGAACTCCTGAAGCACGAGACGCTCGATGAGGCCGACGCGTACGCGGCCGCTGGCATTCCGCACGACCTCCTGGCCTGA
- a CDS encoding DUF1440 domain-containing protein produces the protein MGRRLFEGLFRRELPNERSALVNNLTHWGYGIFNGAAYGILAGSAKTPRAWFGLPFGAGVWGSGYIVLPAADLYEPIWEYDRRTITKDLTAHLVYGTTTAAIFKLLRR, from the coding sequence GTGGGGAGACGGCTGTTCGAAGGGCTGTTCCGCCGTGAGCTGCCCAACGAGCGCTCGGCCTTGGTCAACAACCTCACGCACTGGGGATACGGCATCTTCAACGGGGCCGCCTACGGAATCCTCGCCGGCTCAGCGAAGACACCGCGTGCTTGGTTCGGCCTCCCCTTCGGAGCCGGTGTGTGGGGATCGGGCTACATCGTTCTCCCGGCCGCCGATCTCTACGAGCCGATCTGGGAGTACGACCGCCGCACCATCACGAAGGATCTCACCGCTCACCTTGTCTACGGAACAACCACGGCCGCGATCTTCAAACTCCTCCGCCGATGA